The Lycium barbarum isolate Lr01 chromosome 11, ASM1917538v2, whole genome shotgun sequence genome contains the following window.
acatcacgtgcctttctctccctcgccttggctagcctgaacaatttctggtcccctcttttctcttctagttcagcatacatgcgttcaaaagctgtcgtttttgccgtcgaaaccgccaacttcgcctccttcctcgccatcttataaagttctgtattcgtccacttctccacctcatccttgctttctatcaacttcgcatacgccaccttctttgcttccactttcccttgaacttctccattccaccaccagtcccctcgatgctgaccacgactacctgtcgagacccccaacgcttcccttgctaccaccctaatgcaactagccgtcttatcccacatactggtcgcatccccactactatcccagccccccatatccttcaatttctctcccatctccaaggcactaatcgtggtcaaactcctccatctgatcctaggtcggtcctccacgaccctcttcttcctcgtcatcttgatcgctaaatccatcaccaagagcttatgtcgggttgtaagatattcgctcggaatgaccttacaatctttgcacagacctttatcatccttcctaaggagtaaaaagtctatctgagtcttagccaccgaactacggaaggttaccaagtgttcctccttctttgggaaactcgaattggctatcaccaacccagaagctcttgcaaaatccaaaagtgagactcctcctccattcctgtccccgaagccaaagcctctatgcacatcatcataacctcccgaaataggcccgacgtgtccattgaaatcacctcccacaaatagcttctcagtaggcggtatgcctcccactaattcgtccaaatcctcccaaaaacgcCTCTTCTCCTCGTTGCCTAAACCCGCTTGtggcgcatatgcactaataatgttcacagtgagtccttcaacgaccaccttaatcgacatcatcctatcagtggctctcctaacctctaccacctgatcccttaattcaccatctactaaaatgcccaccccatttctatacttcgacctaccagagaaccatagcttatacccgtctacctccttagctttaggacctacccatttggtctcttggatacaagctattttaatcttcctcttcttaagaatcttaactagctctatggatttccccgttaacgtcccaatgttccaagatcctactctcaacctagacgctcctctaacccacttacccctcctaaccctcgcccccgtccccgaacgagaacatgaccctagtctaccatctctaagcaaagccacgaaaatgagtatgaactaataaattattcaaaagtctaaagttagcaaaatgtaactacaagtgtatggacaaataatggatgtggcaaccggaggtaccaactctaGTTGAATTGAACCTGGTCGTcgccggaaaacactgttcaacgtCCGAGTTACTGTTCACACTATTCACTGTTACgggagaagagagagggggggggggggggggtggtggaaagaaaaaaagaacaaaagaaaaggaaaaaaggagagagagagggTTGGCCagaaaattgttacacctcggaatatttcccgttggtacgcaagtaaatgaactaatgatgtgtgcgagtgtataatgtttcatgggaaatgtatgaaaagggatgtggatgattagaatgaaaagtcgagaaatgagaaaaattgaaagttggcaaaactgcccagtggtcgtatattgcaaaatacggaccgtaaagtgcaatacggtctgtaaactggcagtcgtaaactgccatgcaaaagcttcagccttctgccagtggtcgtaaagtgcaaatacggaccgtaaactggtatacggtccgtaaactgccaggtcgtaaactggcatgccaaacttcaactttctgccagccgaggaaatggttaaatacgacctggtggacggactgtaaagtgatttacggcccgtaaaccatggtcgtaaaccaccatgaaggcagcctaGCTTATGGTtcttgaaatggctaaatacgcccatggaggacgagccgtatagtggaatacggtccataaacctccatggacgaccactgttcaccgagcacagattttccaattcattaaatatgaggatcaagacttattttatttcattacaacattacaccacttctctctacatttattatatgagttttcaaggattataagccatcaataacattaagacaagtgaatcaaggataagggaatcatcaaggatcatccaagtcaagaaatccaaatggagaaaaactagggttttgctcaaagaagagtattatcaaccaaagcttgttcctacaacttctaaggtaagattcatgatttttacaagatgtttaaggtattggagaattaaaatacatggattgtagaaaatgtggtcaactaggtcatgaatgatgaatagtgacattttgagaaatagtttgaattgagttatgaatgttgttgtgttgtgatatgaatgtgttataaatggtattaagatcacgaactaaacactttagacgaatggacgaagatgggtgttataatcatgaatgtgggtgaattagaggcaaattgaggaatctagataatgtggataatgtgaatgactaatggccattgatgtgatattaatgaaggtataaacgctagcattggaagggaacgtgcaagtgtagaatagttcgacggaaaggtatgtaaggctaacccttctttcataaggcattgttcttggccaaattcctagttcctccatatgagtatattgttttcacatggttgacattccgagctcataagctcacgacccttaatatatactatgattatactatgttcctcgtatgacgagtaagtccataatgtagatgtaacgataacgatgaaaatggtaatgataatgatatcaaatgatgcaaaaggtgcctacgggctattatacttatatgtgcctatgaagggctataatgaaccccgagcttataacgccgggtagaatatatgtatatgaatatgtatgaagtatgtatacgattacgaaacgcgcgcgcacgtctgcagatggtacggataactctgaagccttggtagggccaggtagaaataacattgagccttggttggccaagtacgtatgaaacaccgaaccttatggtcgggtacgctatgtatgtatataagtgtatggctatgtatataatatgaatatgaatgtgataagactatgtataagaatacgaataaggacatgtatacgaatatgagcacaagtatggtacgagtattattatgggatacgaacgacgatgtatgcaagtaagcgacatgatgatgatgatattactgtctcccctcctatgctatcttcatatgatatctattatgcttctatattgatgttgatcatgctttacatactcagtacattcttcgtactgacgtccttttgtttgtggacgctgcgtcatgcccgcaggtgcacagggagacagacttgatccatagctgcttattcagagattgcatagcagagctccatttctttcggagccgtagcttttgggtacttattcttttgtgtatataattatgggcatagcggggtcctgtcccgctcatacgatatgtcatactcttagaggttcgtagtcatgtgtatgtgggtagagatgttcggccatgccggcccatgttttgtatatcttttgttagccacgtcggccttgtacttatggtgtggcctagatgcctatgatatgttaaatgatgatggtcgtctaatgggatcaatatgattaacgataataaaagcacgcattgacttatggttcacctagatgttatgttatgtacgatcagggggtgctcgggtggggtagcaccgggtgctcgtcgcggccccctagccgggtcgtgacaaaaatggtgccGGAAAAAGTCTCCGGCGATGACGCAGCTGTGTTCTGGCAGCGGCAGAAGCagctaaaaaaaggaaaaaaggagaagagaagaagaagaggagaagaagaaaaggaaagagagaaaaagtAGATCTGGCTggaaaagtggccggcgttacctggtcgctGGAGTTACCTGAACAGTGATGCGGTCTGGTCGCTTGACGGGGTGGCGGGTGGGGTGGAGAGTTGGAGGGCAGAGGAGAGACAaagcagaggagagagaaagcaGCTAGCTAAAATATTTGCGCTTTGATAAAATTGCACCCCATTGTACTATTGTACTATTTAATTTGGAAAAAGTATATTACTCTCTCCGtcctaatttaagtgtcttactttcctttttgatcTGTCCAAAAATAATATGTCTTTTCATATTTAGTAAGTTAACAAGTTAAATATCCTATATGACAAGTTTAAAACTACAAGATTCAAAGGAGACTTTAATACATTACACACATATTTAATTTAGgaccataagattcaaaaatctcattttattccttaaactttaTGTCTAGTCAAGCTACACTTAAATTGATGGAGGGATTATAGTGACACaagattcaagaatatcattttaTATCTTAAAACTCTGTGACTAATCAAACTaatacacttaaattgagacgaaAGGATTGTAATGAATAATTGCCGTCGTAGATTATCATACTTTGATAAAACTTGCAACGTACCAAACTCGTAGTAGTTAATTCAGCAAAAGAATCTcgtgaaaatattttctttacaGCAAAACATCAAGAAATGACCCactttcttaaaaaaaatgttttaaacttttttctttttcttttttcctttgtaCCAAACATACAAAGTCGCAACATAATGTGACCATCTTTGGAATTCCTAAGAGGCTAAGAAGTTATCTGATCATCATAGAAGCAAAAAAGAAAGTGTTCCTTTCGTGATTTTCTCCTCCTGGCGCAGGTCCCACTTACCCCGCTTTAGAATAGTTCAAAAGCGGCATTCATTCAAAATCATAACCAACTCTCCACTTTCTACGTATTCCCTTAACAATACCTTCACATTTTCTCACATCTCATCTGTCTCCTTCTCGCACACATTTCCATAGGACTAATTTGTTAAGAGGAAAACATGGCACCAACAGCAAAAGAAGCAGCAGCAGCAATGCCTGGTCGATCGACTTCGTCGTATAGTGAAGTCCAAGGCAACCGTCTCACTGTTTCGCTTCCTCTGCCTTCTGTCCTTAAAAATTCCTTCTCCGTCATTGATGGCCCTCCTACTTCTGCCGCTGGAAATCCAGGTTCATCTCAGTTTCTCCATTTCCTCTTCATTTTATTCCTattccctctatcccaatttatgtgacacgttttttttttttccagctccTGTTTGGATGGCTGTTTCCcttggttcattaatgtacagtattgTACCGTATTAATACAATGTTTGGATATATtgtatcttttcttatgatttaaTAACATTTTTATTGTTTGGTTGGATTGTATGATACTATATAATAacatgtaagtttactaaaataccctttattaatataaatattaaaaatatCAACAATTACTAGGATAATCCcaattaaaagaaaataaataactgctttcatctctttttctttttctttgactCTATAACCTGGAATACAAGTGTTTATTCAAATTactttataaaaagaaaaaaagcttGCGTGAATTactttataaaaagaaaaagaaaaattgcaTGCGAAAGATGATGCTCTAACGCTCCGAAAAAATCTTTCATTTCTCTCAGTTTGATCCATGCGTCTGCTGCTGATTTTTTACTGCTCTAATAGTGAGTCTtcattctttcttcttcttctcattgTTGCCAACGAAGAGGGATAATCTTGATCTTCTTCCTCATGATTATTAATAGTACAAGAAACATAAAGCTTGAAGGATTTGGAGGCAGAATTCAGTCGTTGGAGGCAAAATTAAAcatttagtttatatatattactaAAACTacggtaaagaataaaataggaattttaaaaaataagtaggggtataatggagaaataaaatacgtaaccacggaaaaaccatcaaatccgtggttacaaaaattgggacttttcatggttatataatcaTGGGTTTACAACatcataattttaagaacaatgaaaacaaacgtggtttcatagaaaaccatacattaatgaaccacgggaaaccaccatccaaagtCTGTCAAAAAAGAATGTcatctttctatatttgaaaataatttaattttatgagatgattaACAGTCACACATTTATCTAAGGCTCATTTTGGATCACaattttatgagataatttacTTTCTGCTGTTGAATTTTAGTTAATTCACTGTGTTTCTTATTTTCAAAATGTGACCTGTTGAATGTGCAATAGGATGGAAATAAACAGACATAGGCTTGATGTGTAACACGAGCATTATGACTGACTTCGTAGTCTAGTCTCTAATTGGTTTATAGATATCAGTTGATTTATGGATTTTGATTGATTAACAATCTTCATAATCTAGTGACGTGCATGGATCCATGATAGTATAACTGTATAAATTGATTTAAAAGTTGGATGATCTGATTTTCTTTTTAAACCAGCATGTAACAGGGAGACTACAAATACTCCATTACGTTTGACATAACACTCTATTTCTTTTAATGCAGTACAAAAAAATTGACACTTTTATATTTGTAAAATCACGAGTCTTAACATTCCAATGCATGCTCGTATTAGAATGGTAGTTGAAGGCCACTTGATACTAGTATTAATTTTAGTATGTTGTGTATATTCAACTTTTATTGTGTGGGaagtctttatttatttattaaactaCATTCAATTAAATACCAACATATAATATGATACGTAGAAACACTTATTTATGTAGTAGTATAGGTTACTAGTAAATGATAGATTTATCAGGCCTCTATCATCTTAAACGTGGTACCAAAATTAGGACTAGCAAATTTtggaataaataaaaaattatccaAAATCTTTTATCAAAGATACACAAACTTGGGTTTTTATTAGTgcaattatttttctttttactaCGTATTTGTTACTCCATTTGTTAAAAGAAAACTAGAGCTTTAGTGTGTGATAGCCTGTTTGAGAAGGCTGAAGCTATTATGACCAAATAAACAAGGATCTAATCTTTATTCTCAAACTGAAGGTAAGTTTTCTGTATAAAGACATCAGACATGTTCTGTTTCCCTTCTCATTAGCCCAAGAAATAGAACGATGCTAAAGTGTTAAGTGTCTCTATTACAGTCAAGGCTTTTTATGCTTAGCTTATATTCATTTTTTCATCAATATTGTAGGTGAAATTGCAAAGTTTTTCCCAAATCTGTTTGGGCAGCCTTCCGTGACGTTACTGCCAGGTCACACATCAGGAGCTGCATTGAATCATAATCTTAAAATCGGGGTTGTTTTATCTGGAGGACAGGCTCCTGGGGGCCATAATGTCATCTCGGGAATATTTGGTGAGTGCTTTTCCAATAGCTTTTACTTTATGGTAGTATTTACTTTTTGCAGTCCTGTACATATGTATAGTTATTAGTACATAAGATAATACACGCGTGTATCTCAGCAATTAGTTGAATATTTTTCTTCTAGACTATTTGCAGGAGAGAACAAAAGGTAGCACACTCTATGGATTCAGGGGAGGTCCAGCAGGGATCATGAACTGTAAATATGTAGAGTTGACAGCAGATTTTGTGTATCCTTACAGAAATCAAGTAAGAAGTTTCTTCATCTTTAGGGTGTAAGTTCATAAATATGACCAAGAAACTTCCCCCTAAGGGGCATCAGTTATTTTCCTAGTGAAGTTATTGAAATGAAGTGGATGTTTTACCTTCCCAGTTAAGATACATGGTCTGTGTTTGCACATGTTCCAAACATTTTTCTAACAGATTTTGGATGTGGACTTCTATGGAAAAAATATCTTTCTATCCACAGCTTTTGTATCAATATGATGGCAGCTTGTTTAACTTATGATGTGTGGACTTTTCAACTTGATTAAGCTTAAATATCTACTTTCGCTTTAATGGATATTTATTTTTATCGTTTTTGCTTTTTGATTTACAGCCTAGTTTTACTTCTGCAGAACATGTGTAATTGGCATTTTTTTGACAGGGTGGCTTTGATATGATCTGTAGTGGTAGAGACAAGATAGAAACCGATGAACAGGTTATCTTTCTCTTGTTTCATATTCAAATAGGACTCATCAAACTCTGCACTTCATCACTTATAACATtttattatttcttttcttttttctacgCAAGCTAGTTTCATTTGTAACTCAGTCGGCATAATattattgttttctttttttcAGTTTAAACAAGCTGCAGAAACAGCTAAGAAACTTGACTTAGATGGGATTGTTGTGATTGGTGGAGATGATTCAAATACAAATGCTTGTCTTCTAGCTGAGAACTTCAGGTAAATATTCTCATTATAGTGGACTGGCTCATAGTATTCATTATTGGCATTCCTCTCACAGAACTTTGTTTATTTGGTATGTTAAAGGGGTAAAGGTTTGAAAACACGGGTTATTGGATGCCCAAAGACAATTGATGGTGATTTGAAAAGCAAAGAAGTTCCTACTAGTTTCGGATTTGATACTGCTTGCAAGGTAATCGTTTTCCTTTTTGTCTTATTTCCTAAATCCTAGCTCCATTTTACTTCACATTATTTCTATAAATTACATCTAGCTAGCACTTCTCTCTTGacctttaatttttgttccttcTACTATGTGAGTAGAACTGAAAGAATGTTTTTTCAAATAGAGTTCTTACAGAAGAATTTTATGTGTAGAGTCTCAAACTTTTATGGAAGTGTCTCATCCAAACTGTTGTTGCATTCTTAGTTTTCTTAGTGATGAATTACTATCACCACAAAGTTGATAACTTCGGTTAGGTTACTCCTGTCTGTAGAATGATTAGATAGAGATTATCCAACTTTTCAATTACGGTGCAGATATATGCAGAAATGATCGGAAATGTCATGATAGATGCTCGTTCAACAGGAAAATACTATCACTGTAAGTACATAAATTGTGAACAACTTGGGATACTACTTTCTATATGTGTAACCTTGAGAATAAGGAATTGTTTCTTCTAAATATATTTATAATGTTAACTCTTAATACTATTATTTGCTCCTTTTCTTACGCTTTTTATGGTTTCTCCAGTTGTAAGGCTTATGGGTCGTGCTGCATCACACATCACATTGGAATGTGCTCTTCAGACACATCCAAACATTACCATCATTGGCGAAgaggtaaaaaaaataaaaaataaaaataaaataaataaccaCCATTGGCGAAGAGGTAATTGTTTGCCAAGTCATTGACATGGTTTTCATGCATGTATGCAACATATTCCACTTGAGGCCCAAAACTTAAAGAGCGAATTCAATCTTTTCCAAGATTTCTTTAGAAATAAGCAGTTTTCTAAGAATACCTGTTCTGTTGGATGAGTTAATAATGAACGAGATTTAAATCTATAAATAGAAGATACTGAAAACTATTATTTCTTCAGGAAGTAAATATTTCAAGAGACTATCTGCAAGACTGCAACCATATGTGGAATTTGTGGTTACTTTTAGTAATAGAGTTATTACAATGTTCCTAGCTGATTATACATTTTACTCATATTTCAGTTACTTGTAAGTGAAACTTGCCTCAAGTATGAAACTTCACTTTCTCCTCTGACTCTGTAAAAGCTGCTTCGTTAAGATGGACATAATATCATCTAAAGATGTTTGGCCAAATTAATAGAGGATAAACCTAGCTTCTAACATTAATGTCCATGATGCCTCTTTGGTGATTGTTTTCTACTTTTAGTCTTCTTGTTATTTTCCATTTTTACCCATTTCTCTTGTTTCTGGTGaggaatttggtattttggagtcCCAGTAGAGTATAATGTCTCAAAGAGCTGTAATGGGAATTGGTTTATTTTCTGAAGTCTCACTTAATTGGTTTATGTTATAGGATCATAAGATGGTTAGAAATCCTTTATTTTTTCAGCCTAATCACTCTTTTGACTTCGGAATTCAATGAGTTTCGTAATTTCAACGTATACCATGTCCAAGGAAAAGATCTTAGGGGCTTCTGTGCACGTCATCGAGATGATTTAGAGGATTAAAATTTCATTTCCATGGTTTGTCTTTCTGAAGATTATTCTGTAATGAGGTAGTAGAATTTTATTTTTTGGAACTTTTTGTGATTTCCCCTAAGTTTAACAACGTACTGTTTTTCTACAGGTTGCAGCTCAAAAGCAAACACTTAAAAGTGTTACAGATTATATCGTAGGAGTAATTTGCAAACGAGCGAAACTTGGTTATAATTATGGGGTTATACTAATACCCGAAGGCCTGATTGACTTCATTCCCGAGGTTTTAATATTTAACTATAAAAATCACGATGAGTCGTTTATTAGAATGAACAGAAAATCAATTAGTTGTTGCTAATTTTATCTCTCTTATTTGCAGGTGCAACAGTTGATTGCGGAGCTCAATGAAATCCTGGctcatgatgttgttgatgaagctgGCAATTGGCAAAAGAAACTCAGGAGCCAGTCTCATGAGCTCTTTGAACTCCTACCGCAAGCAATTCAGGAGCAGTTACTTCTTGAAAGAGATCCACATGGAAATGTCCAGGTACTTTTCTTCAGTTGGATGGAAGTCAGGCAAATAGGACAATTGCTCATTTAGTCAAGTCATACTatgtttttttttctccttccaGCACATTTCCTTTTTCAATTTCTACAGGTTGCCAAAATAGAGACTGAGAAAATGCTAATTCAAATGGTGGAAGCTGAACTGGAAACCAAGAGGAAGGAAGGTTCTTATACCAATCATTTTAAAGGGCAGTCTCATTTTTTCGGGTAATTGATACCACTTACATTTGACTTGTGCGTTTCAGCTTTAATAACCTATAATTGACGGAGTACTTAATACTGCTTTCTTAAGTTTATCCTGATAGTAGTTCTTACTTGACTCTGTTTTCTTTGCAGTTATGAGGGCAGATGTGGTTTGCCTTCAAATTTTGACTCTAACTATTGCTATGCATTGGGTTATGGTGCTGGAGCACTTCTTCATACAGGAAAAACAGGCCTGATTTCCTCTGTCGGTGTTTCCATGCCTCTTATATCTTCCCTCCTTTCTCCCTTCCTTTTAGTTGCATTTATTGTGTTATATAGCATCTAGACCGTGGTCCATTGCAATTTATACTGAGACCCTTGTACATATTTAGGTGGGAAATTTGGGAGCTCCAGTTGAAGACTGGACTGTAGGTGGAACAACGCTAACATCTTTGATGGATGTGGAAAGGAGACATGGTATCAACCTTCTTCCCCTCTTGTTCATTGTCTATGGTATCATGGTGTATTCTCCCTATTGATAAGCACAAGTCTTAGCATGATGAACTGTTAAGTGCCTGATTATGCTGTTCAGACTTTTTCTCTTCTGTTTGGATAGATTTAGCTGAATAACTTACTGCTAATTGAAACTATTTGAATTTGTCTATTCTGAAGCATCTACTTAGTCATTTCAAACATCTATTTAGAAAATTTTCACCTAAGGACAACTTCCTTTCTTAGTCTTCCCAAAACAAAGCATATAGAAAAACTGAATAAACAAGGAGCAATCAAATATTTGCACAAGTAACTATAATAAAGGAAAAGTACCAAGCTTTACATCATATGAAAGACTTACACATAATTCAACTTCTTGTATGCATGAGATTCTGTGTTTGAGCCTTCGAAGGATCGACACCCCTCGCTTATATGATGAGCCATAACCAGACAAGGCCTTGGAGTGTTGGAGAGACATATATTGAACTAGTAGTATTTAGCCCAATGAAGTTGTGAGCCTCTCAATAGGAGTAGATCTAGGATGTAAAGTCAGTACTTCGAGTTCTCAAAACTAGTTTGAGTAGCTGGTTGGATTCTCTTAATATATACAATAATGATGGATTTTCACATACATTTACAAGTTCAGAGTGGGAAGCAGGACCCAATACATAGACACTAGGTCTGTCCTTGCCTTCCAGGCCTGTCATGTTTTAGAAGAAAAAATGTTTTGGCTGAGATTCCATGCTTACATCCGTGACAAAGTCATCAAACTTTTGCAGGTAAGTTCAAGCCTGTGATTAAGAAGGCAATGGTGGAACTAGAAGGTAAAAGCTCTATTATGCTACAGACCATACAGGCTATGGTTAACATTTTAGTAGACCCTTTTGCTGTAATTTTTGGGTAGTTAAAGCCTCACATTTGTATAACCATTTGTCAATTCCCAGGTGCTCCTTTCAAAAAATTTGCTTCCTTGCGAGAAGAGTGGGCTCTAAAGAATCGATACTTCAGCCCTGGTATGTTATTACTATGGTTTCTAAAAACTTGTTAAGTTCTTATTATTCATACTTGAATTTTAACCTTTGAAAGCATGTCTTAGCCACGATGTTGAGGTTTTCGTCCACATACAGAGCCAATAGGCTATTGATATCCTTGCTAAGGTGATGTTTTGTGGCTGTGTGTGATGCCTTTTGTTATCAGGCACAATCTTTATTGGGTACATAGCCAATATTCCTTCCTCTCTGATACACGTATACCTCACAAGTAACATCTTTGCTGCAATGAACCATCATTAAGTAAATCTAAGTGAAAAACCATAACCATATTAGCAAGCTGCTTATCTGATTATCCTGTTGACACTCTTATTTTCTTCTACAACTAAAGAACATTACTCAATTTTGCTTTAGAGTGATTTGTAAGTTCTGCATAGATGTTCCATGATTTGTGTTCATTTTGTGATCCTTTTTGCTTGTTTATGTATTTGTGAGCAGGTCCACTTCAATTTGTTGGCCCAACATCAAATGAAACCAATCACACTTTAATGCTGGAGTTGGGAGCTAAAGCTTAAGCGATTCCCAAATTTGAACTCAAGCTTCTGTTCTTGGATGTTTTTAGCAAAATACATTCATCTCATATAGGAAATGGACTTGGAGAACAATTGCTTACTGTCCCAACATGCTGGCTATTTGTTGGGAATTGTTCTTATTTTTTTTCACAGGGAAAAAAGTTGTTCACATTTTTCATCATTATCTTTGAGCAAATTGTTTTAGTCTTGCTATAGATTTATGGTCTCTATACTAGTAGCTAGCCCAATTTCTGAAGCTAAGGTTAAAAAGAGATAATCTTCTCTAATACCAAGGTTAAATCCCTTTTAATATGGCTTTTGGAAAATTTGTGTGTCCAAAATGTAGCCTGAGAACGGGCAGTCTTTTTCTAATAGTTAGTTACAAAACATTTGATAAAGATTTCaacaaat
Protein-coding sequences here:
- the LOC132617254 gene encoding pyrophosphate--fructose 6-phosphate 1-phosphotransferase subunit beta-like is translated as MAPTAKEAAAAMPGRSTSSYSEVQGNRLTVSLPLPSVLKNSFSVIDGPPTSAAGNPGEIAKFFPNLFGQPSVTLLPGHTSGAALNHNLKIGVVLSGGQAPGGHNVISGIFDYLQERTKGSTLYGFRGGPAGIMNCKYVELTADFVYPYRNQGGFDMICSGRDKIETDEQFKQAAETAKKLDLDGIVVIGGDDSNTNACLLAENFRGKGLKTRVIGCPKTIDGDLKSKEVPTSFGFDTACKIYAEMIGNVMIDARSTGKYYHFVRLMGRAASHITLECALQTHPNITIIGEEVAAQKQTLKSVTDYIVGVICKRAKLGYNYGVILIPEGLIDFIPEVQQLIAELNEILAHDVVDEAGNWQKKLRSQSHELFELLPQAIQEQLLLERDPHGNVQVAKIETEKMLIQMVEAELETKRKEGSYTNHFKGQSHFFGYEGRCGLPSNFDSNYCYALGYGAGALLHTGKTGLISSVGNLGAPVEDWTVGGTTLTSLMDVERRHGKFKPVIKKAMVELEGAPFKKFASLREEWALKNRYFSPGPLQFVGPTSNETNHTLMLELGAKA